AAGACGCTGTTCGAGGAATTGTCCAAGGCACGGCCGGGCTACGGCTTCCGGCTCGAAGAGGGCGGCGTGGTCGAGGGCTCCGACAAGAGCCACACCTGGCACATCGACCCGCTCGACGGCACCTCGAATTTCCTGCACGGCGTCCCGGTGTTCGCCGTCTCCATCGGGCTGGAGCGCGAGGGACAGCTCGTCGCCGGGCTGGTCTATAATCCGGCCTCCGACGAGATGTATGTCGCCGAAAAGGGCCAGGGCGCCTATTTCAACAACCGCCGCATGCGCGTCGCGGCGCGTCGCTCGCTCTCCGAGTCGATGGTCGCCTGCGGCATCCCGCCCCTCGCCCGCCAGAAGGATCACGACTCCTTCAAGCGCGAACTGGCGGCCGGCATGGCCAAGATCGGCAATATCCGCCGCATGGGCGCCGCCGCCATGGATCTCGCCATGGTCGCCTGCGGCCGCTTCGACGGCTATTGGGAGCGCGGCATCAATTCCTGGGACGTGGCGGCGGGTGTCGTGCTGGTGCGCGAGGCGGGCGGCTTCGTCACCGATCTCACGGGCGGCGGCGACATGCTCGCCAGGGGCGAAATCTGCGCCGGCAACGAGACCATCCACCGACAGCTTCTCGATGTGATGAGGAAGGCGTGAGCCTCGACGCCGCGGAGACCTCGGCCCCGCTAC
The DNA window shown above is from Methylocystis echinoides and carries:
- a CDS encoding inositol monophosphatase family protein codes for the protein MIRSALMNVMTAAAIKAGRGLKRDFGEVENLQVSVKGPGDFVTAADKRAEKTLFEELSKARPGYGFRLEEGGVVEGSDKSHTWHIDPLDGTSNFLHGVPVFAVSIGLEREGQLVAGLVYNPASDEMYVAEKGQGAYFNNRRMRVAARRSLSESMVACGIPPLARQKDHDSFKRELAAGMAKIGNIRRMGAAAMDLAMVACGRFDGYWERGINSWDVAAGVVLVREAGGFVTDLTGGGDMLARGEICAGNETIHRQLLDVMRKA